The following proteins come from a genomic window of Anaerobutyricum hallii:
- a CDS encoding ATP-binding protein, which yields MENKVTADYLDEEGCLHCGICGKRKQMKVSLMGFEHVVSCLCECEVKARQELDEKMQREETQRQLYQRKSVGLRERRFWEWKFENDNGSNQKILIARQYVENWTDMKRKNVGLLLMGPVGTGKSFFAGCIANALLEQGERVMMTNFSRILNEMTSYQADKNQIIQNLVDYPLLIIDDLGIERNSEFALEQVYNVIDSRYCKMLPLIVTTNLGLNEMKSTDLDTAHQRIYSRILEMCVPIYCGGDDKRKEEGTEKLVQVQNLITG from the coding sequence ATGGAAAATAAAGTAACAGCAGATTATCTGGATGAAGAGGGATGTCTTCATTGTGGTATCTGTGGAAAAAGAAAACAGATGAAAGTTAGTCTGATGGGATTTGAGCATGTAGTGTCCTGTTTGTGTGAATGCGAGGTAAAAGCCAGGCAGGAACTTGATGAGAAGATGCAGCGGGAAGAAACACAGAGGCAGCTTTATCAGAGAAAATCCGTCGGACTTCGGGAAAGAAGATTCTGGGAATGGAAATTTGAAAATGACAATGGAAGCAACCAGAAGATACTAATTGCCAGGCAGTATGTAGAAAACTGGACAGATATGAAGAGAAAAAATGTAGGATTGCTTCTGATGGGACCAGTTGGAACTGGGAAAAGTTTCTTTGCAGGCTGTATTGCAAATGCACTTTTGGAACAGGGAGAACGTGTCATGATGACAAATTTTTCCAGGATCTTAAATGAAATGACCAGCTATCAGGCAGACAAGAATCAGATCATACAAAATCTTGTGGATTATCCGCTGCTGATTATTGATGATTTAGGCATAGAACGAAATTCCGAGTTTGCTTTGGAGCAGGTCTATAATGTGATAGACAGCCGTTATTGTAAAATGCTTCCGCTGATCGTAACAACGAATCTGGGACTGAATGAAATGAAATCCACAGATTTGGATACTGCCCATCAGCGTATTTACAGTAGAATACTTGAAATGTGTGTTCCCATCTATTGTGGTGGAGACGATAAGAGAAAAGAAGAAGGGACAGAAAAACTCGTACAGGTGCAGAACCTGATTACCGGTTAA
- a CDS encoding replication initiator protein A, whose protein sequence is MADFEYFRAEESDQFSFFRIPKALFTEKEFASLSTDAKLLYGILLDRISLSKKNGWIDGDGYVYIIYTIAELQELLRMSHTTVTKLLYELDSVHGIGLIERYRQGNNRPSVIYVKNFVKRIRGKPVRYFASGTPETGNPDCKELEIRIARNWKSGTQKNRSPDCKNLDGSNTKINKTEKNHTDKSKGNTPALEEKFSQYGRFKNVVLSEAELQELMTIFPWDYQKRIDHLSVYMKSSGKEYQNHFATICLWAERDGARAGMDKYEFQEGESL, encoded by the coding sequence ATGGCAGATTTTGAATATTTCAGAGCAGAAGAATCTGACCAGTTTTCTTTTTTTCGGATACCAAAAGCTCTGTTCACAGAAAAAGAGTTTGCAAGCCTGTCCACAGACGCAAAACTCCTTTACGGAATTCTGCTTGATCGAATCAGCCTATCCAAGAAAAATGGCTGGATTGACGGTGATGGTTATGTCTATATCATTTACACGATTGCAGAATTGCAGGAGCTGTTGCGAATGTCGCATACAACAGTAACAAAGCTTCTTTATGAGCTTGACAGTGTGCATGGGATTGGATTGATTGAACGGTATCGGCAGGGGAATAATCGTCCCTCTGTCATATACGTGAAAAATTTTGTGAAACGGATTAGAGGAAAGCCCGTAAGATACTTTGCTTCTGGAACGCCAGAAACTGGAAATCCGGACTGCAAGGAATTGGAAATCCGGATTGCAAGAAACTGGAAGTCCGGAACACAAAAAAATAGAAGTCCGGACTGCAAGAATCTGGATGGAAGTAATACTAAGATAAATAAGACTGAAAAGAATCATACTGATAAGAGTAAGGGCAATACTCCCGCTCTGGAAGAAAAATTCAGTCAGTATGGTAGATTTAAAAATGTTGTTCTGTCGGAAGCTGAACTGCAGGAGTTGATGACAATATTTCCATGGGATTATCAGAAACGGATTGATCATCTTTCTGTTTATATGAAATCCAGTGGAAAAGAGTATCAGAATCATTTTGCAACAATCTGTCTTTGGGCAGAACGGGATGGCGCCAGGGCAGGAATGGATAAATATGAGTTTCAGGAAGGAGAAAGCCTGTGA
- a CDS encoding replication initiator protein A, whose product MSKMEYMPVDCLQVPKMLFQVEEFKNLSNTAKILYSLFLDRLKFAVQNGWVDHNGDLFVIYPKSEMKKDLNTTRYGVDQAVQELVKIGKLVRIVQNDGKANHFYINDIYENEMEEESMMTLDRIMANMQMEEREIIMDKMVAASRDILGTIADMGYLNEYETPLTPMEERGYYDEKGNLDIDAVEADGYEFGMDLAFGVLSVYEGKPERVLEIQKYVNEQYECCSNKKFMKVLETIARMNGNEEVYIEDMYACNKEARNYYLSELMMCFNFVFNEMCHGTGSAANCDFDVEE is encoded by the coding sequence ATGAGTAAGATGGAGTATATGCCGGTAGATTGTTTGCAGGTGCCAAAGATGCTGTTCCAGGTGGAAGAATTCAAAAATCTATCAAATACAGCAAAAATTTTATACAGCTTATTTCTGGATCGTTTGAAATTTGCGGTGCAGAATGGCTGGGTAGATCATAATGGAGATCTGTTTGTTATCTATCCAAAAAGCGAAATGAAGAAAGATCTGAATACGACTCGATATGGCGTAGATCAGGCAGTACAGGAACTTGTTAAGATTGGAAAGCTGGTGCGTATTGTTCAAAACGATGGAAAGGCGAACCACTTTTATATCAATGATATTTATGAAAATGAGATGGAGGAAGAATCAATGATGACATTAGACAGAATTATGGCAAATATGCAGATGGAAGAAAGAGAAATTATCATGGACAAGATGGTGGCAGCATCCAGAGATATTCTGGGAACAATTGCAGATATGGGATATCTGAATGAATATGAGACACCACTGACTCCTATGGAAGAGCGTGGCTATTACGATGAAAAAGGTAATCTTGATATTGATGCCGTAGAAGCCGATGGCTATGAGTTTGGCATGGATCTGGCATTTGGCGTGTTATCTGTTTATGAAGGAAAGCCTGAACGTGTGCTGGAAATTCAGAAATATGTAAATGAGCAGTATGAGTGCTGCTCTAATAAGAAGTTTATGAAAGTTCTGGAAACAATCGCACGAATGAATGGAAACGAGGAGGTTTATATCGAGGATATGTATGCCTGCAATAAAGAAGCAAGGAATTATTATCTGAGTGAGTTAATGATGTGTTTCAACTTTGTGTTTAATGAGATGTGTCATGGTACAGGCAGTGCGGCAAATTGTGATTTCGATGTAGAAGAGTAG